One window of Bacillota bacterium genomic DNA carries:
- a CDS encoding peptidase M42 → MILRELSELPGVSGDEGRVRERIWQAVRGVVDGGKVDAMGNLITWKGLDKPGPRLMIAAHMDEVGLMVTRVDREGLLRFKKVGGIDDRVLPAKPVYVGPDKIPGVIGVKPVHLTKPAERGKPVPYNELYIDIGASSQEEAERLVKPGTYVTFATEYAELGDGLAKGKAFDDRVGCSLLVDLLHEDVPFPLFGVFTVQEEIGLRGAGIAAYEVAPDLALVLEGTTCADIPGAEEHGQSTRLGHGPAITVMDRSNIPALPIIERLARTAEENGIPWQWKRTTFGGTDAGSIHLTRAGVPSATVSVPCRYIHSPCAFMSLKDYENTRRLLTAFLAEVPGVAAQLRPAAV, encoded by the coding sequence CTGCCCGGCGTCTCCGGCGATGAAGGGCGCGTCCGGGAGCGCATCTGGCAAGCCGTGCGCGGCGTGGTGGACGGCGGCAAAGTGGACGCTATGGGCAATCTTATTACGTGGAAAGGTTTGGACAAGCCCGGGCCGCGCCTCATGATCGCCGCGCACATGGACGAAGTGGGCCTCATGGTCACCCGCGTCGACCGGGAGGGGCTCTTGCGCTTCAAGAAAGTCGGCGGCATCGACGACCGCGTGCTGCCGGCCAAGCCCGTTTACGTGGGCCCGGACAAGATCCCCGGGGTCATCGGCGTCAAGCCCGTGCACTTAACCAAGCCCGCCGAGCGCGGCAAGCCCGTGCCGTACAACGAACTGTACATCGACATCGGTGCCTCGTCGCAGGAGGAAGCGGAACGGCTCGTCAAGCCGGGCACGTACGTCACGTTCGCGACGGAGTACGCCGAGCTGGGAGACGGGCTGGCGAAAGGCAAAGCCTTTGACGACCGGGTCGGCTGCTCGCTGCTGGTGGACTTGCTGCACGAAGACGTCCCCTTCCCCCTTTTCGGCGTCTTCACGGTGCAGGAAGAAATCGGCCTGCGGGGCGCCGGCATCGCCGCGTATGAGGTGGCGCCGGACCTGGCCCTCGTCCTGGAAGGCACCACGTGCGCGGACATCCCCGGCGCCGAGGAGCACGGCCAGTCGACGCGCCTGGGCCATGGGCCGGCCATCACCGTCATGGACCGGTCCAACATCCCCGCGCTGCCCATCATCGAGCGGCTGGCCCGCACCGCCGAAGAAAACGGCATTCCGTGGCAATGGAAGCGTACAACCTTCGGCGGGACCGACGCGGGCAGCATTCACCTCACCCGCGCCGGCGTGCCGTCGGCCACAGTATCGGTGCCGTGCCGTTACATCCACTCGCCGTGCGCGTTCATGAGCCTGAAAGACTACGAAAACACTCGGCGCCTGCTGACCGCCTTCCTGGCGGAAGTGCCCGGCGTGGCGGCGCAGCTGCGCCCCGCCGCGGTGTGA